The genomic segment ACAGATTCAGATCCCAGTAGCTTTGACTTAGCCTTTCATTCTACCCTGGGAAACAGACTGACTGCTGCACAGTTTGTGTGTAGATTTTCTGGTGCTTTTTAAACTCGGGCTTTGTGGACATTCGACTCCTTGACACTTCTCAAAAGAGTAGGGGTTTGCCTCAGTGTCATTGAACCAAATGTATCTAGTTTATCTTGTAAGACTTTTGGGACAGGGTGATACCATCCCTCTATATCCTACAACAGTCAGCATGCTGCTGATGCTCAATAACTAATAaaatcctccctcccttccttgcTGTTGTGCAGCATGCTCTGTGCTAATTGGCTGCTGTCCTCTGCCCAGCTGTGGTGTATGTATCTTGTTTGAAGCACTTCTGAATGACAGGCACcatagaaatgtaaaatattatctTTCGCCCATAATATAACCCTGCAGTTATTGAAATTATCCTTGTACTTACAGTCCACCCTTCAAGAGTTCTCATTATGCAATTGTTTTCTCTTGCCAGCACACTGTTGCTTTAATCAACAGTATTTTAGTGTGAAAGAGATGGTAGCAAATGTTGTCTCACGTGAGAGGACAGCCTTATTCATTATTCTGTCCCACTGGCCATTGCTTTGTTTGTAGCTACCAGGTAGGTTTGAGAATGCCTAGTTATTGCCCAGTGTTTATCTGTGCCGTTCCCAGGGTGTTACATTTTGTCAATACTGTGTATAGCCTGGACCTTTGATTACAGTTTTGGGGGCAGTTtgagtgatttatttatttatttattttgctgccGTGCTGTGTATTGCCAGTCAGATTGCTAATGCAGTGTGGAAAATCATCCCCCTTTTACCCTCAGGTTTTAACCAAGAAGAAGTTGCAGGACCTGGTGCGAGAGGTGGATCCCAATGAGCAgctggatgaggatgtggaggaggTAGGCCATATGTGACAACCCGTACCAGTAAAATGGGACCTGCAGAGCCAATCCAGAGCTGTCATAGCCCAATACAGGGAGGATTGGTTCATACTGTTGTGCTGTTACACAAGCTCTGGTCAGCATCAAACATGGTGCTGACAGTCCATATACATTGCTGGTGCTCAGAGGTATTTGTTCTAATTTATTAACCCGGTCTCTTGCTGGTGACTCTCACAGACATCCCAGGGGATTTTCTCTAGGGTGTGGTCAGACTGTTTTCAGCAAGCAGTGGCTCCTGAGGGCTGAATTTCATAGTGGTCACTACATTGTTTGACTGTAACAGTCATCCAAAAAATAACGTGAAGGGGTTTGAGGTGCTGCTTTCTTCAACCCCTTACTCCCCCACAGATGCTGTTGCAGATTGCTGATGATTTCATTGAGAGCGTGGTGACAGCTGCCTGCCAGCTCGCCCGACATCGCAAATCAAACACTCTGGAAGTGAAGGATGTCCAGCTGCATCTCGGTAAGAGATTCGTATCTTGTCAGTGAGGAGACAGAACTGAGGGATAGAAGTACCTGAAAAGGGATTGTCCCCGCTAGACCTTGGGGTAGGGATCTGGATACACCCTACACAACCAGGGCAAACCCTGAATAGGGACATTTGAGGGAAATAGTCTAACTGAAATGTGTGGAAgcagagacatggaggaggctgCCCATTTATGAACTTGAGCCTAGGGTGGCTGTCTAGGCGTCCTGCTGGGAATCAGGGACAAGTTAAATGTCATTATGTTTCTCTTCCTCCAAACTCTCCTATTCCTATGCATGGGCATGCCATTTTGTACCATTCTGCAACCTGGATTGTAAGGTCTCTGGTGTAGGGTCTGTTTATAATAGGTGTATATAGTATCTAGCCCAATGGGACCCTGACTCAAGTCCTTAGATGCaagcacagtacaaataataaataaccttTAAGTGCCTTTAGTCACTGGAGTCTGGATTCCCCGGCACCCCCATTTCTCACGAAATTTCTGCAGCCCTGGCACCAGGGGGGTTCACTGAATAGTTCTTACTATATTTCTAACTAGTCCTTATTGTTCTGGTACGTTGAGGGCTTCCCTGTGTTGGGCATTCTGCACAGCTTTCTTAGGCAGTGATCTGTGCTTTCTGTTCCAGAGCGCCAGTGGAACATGTGGATCCCAGGTTTTGGTTCTGAAGAAATCCGGCCATACAAAAAAGCCTGCACTACAGAAGCTCACAAACAGGTGAGGAGCCCCTTGTGAATGCATCAATAGCCAAATGTAGGGGGGTCAATACAAGCAGAGTCCTTGTCCAACTCTCCCCAAACATGCCAGTGCTGCTCTTGTTCATCTCCGCTCTTGTATTGCGGCCAAGAAAGAAGGGAGCTTGGATATTCTTTTAGACTCCCCCTGCAGTGTGCTCCCAAGGCTGCGACAATCTCAGCAAGGAGTCTCCCTGGCTTAAGGTTTTGCTTCTAACTGGTGGCCACACTCTTCAAGTTGCGGTAGAGAGTCAGTTGTTGGGAGACCCCATAGGAGACATTGCTAGTTTGTCATGTTGGCTCCCTGCACAGTGGACCTTGCAGTTAGCATGTGATGACAGTGCTGGAGAGCAATTCTCGCCTAGCCTCTGACGCTCCAAGGAGGAGCCCAAAACAACCCTTCATCCACAGGCAGTTAAGCGGTCAGGGAGAAGGCACTCAGTTCAGGAGCCAAAACACAACCATGGCCATGAGACAATGCTGCATGACTGGTTTTGCATGGTCCGTTCTGCATGGAGCCAACATACATGTGAATAGCCAGAAAGCTCTCTCTCCAGAAGAGTTtaaaaatccatgttgactggaGGGAATCCCTGTCTGTAAAACCGCAGGAGTCCAGGGATGCCTATGATCTGATGGCTCTGTCAGCTAATGGCAGCAGCCATGTGTGTATGTAACAGTGACCCAGGTTTTACTGAGCTACTGCAGGACAGCTGCAGGGTCCcttccactggaaacaaatggttactgCACAACGTGGCAGCAAGTGACTTGTTGCCATTGTATATAGGGGCAGCTGAAAATTGTTTCCTCTCTGACCTTAAATATCTGGCTGGGGGCTCCTCTTGGAAGAGCACTTGTGCTTGTCCTGGAATTTCAGCTGTTAGTTACTTGTTCAGTACTGGTTTCTGTCTTGCTCCTAGTTTGGaagttgctgggtttttttaagtcgAAGGCCAAAGCCATCAATAAAAATCTCTACACCCGTGAAACACGCCAGCATGATAATGTGATAGCTCCATTTCTGACACTGGGGATAAAATGCTGTGCGGGTGTGGACAGAGGGCCTTAAAGTGGATTTTGATTCAGTGCACAATGCaagtaaaatatttaaactgTGCTAGTGACTGAGTGAAATTAGGATTAAGGTAGAATCACCAAACTGAAATGATGACTCCAGACAGAATTTCTCCCAAGGAGAGAAGCACAGACTCTCTGAAAAACTTTTTAAACTTTCTGGCTATGGATCTATCCAAGCTAGGATTCAAATAGACTTAAAGAACCATCTTTAAACCCAGGTCGGGCTAATTCATGGTAGAACGTTGCCTACAGGCATGTACAAGCCTGAGAAGGATCCAGGCTGGAACATTTCTCAGCATGGCTTATATTTTGGCCTCTCCCACAAGTTAGACAAATCAAGTTACAAATGGATTTAGCTAGAGCCCATCTTAACTGTTAAAATGTGGTTTCCAAAGTGTTTAAAGGCCATCGTAGACAGGGCTTGTGTCTGTAGTTCTTGATACATCACCACTGTTCACCAGAGCTTACTTTCAACATATGGTATTGCATAAGCAACCTGTTGTGGACCCTGTGTTTCTTCAATCTCATTCCTATATAGCCATGTTCCCAGCTTGATTTGGAAATAACCATGTTCCAGACTCTCAGTTCCctgtatttttccctttttcctttcAGAGGATGGCACTGATCCGCAAAACAACCAAGAAATAACCCCTAGGAATAGCAGGAAGACAACTGTGCATTTTGGGATATCTGCCTCTAAGCTGAAGCCTCCATGACACCATCCatgggatattttttttaatgctttacaGAGAAgcatatattttttattaacagcGCAGCAATATCTATGACTTTATGAGGAGATCGGCCAAAAACCATTAtatgccccccttccccagccccccatcagAGCACATTGTATCTTGAAACAAAGACTTTATTTGTGACCTTTAAAGTGGTTTATTGTATAAGTGATTGATTGTCCAAGGAACAGAGCATTTTGGTCTTGTTTGGGACAGTATTAGACGCATCTGTAGAGATTTTcgttttcccccttccctcctgccagTTCAAGTACTTTGTAATGTCAGTGTTTATATAAATACTTGCATTTGTTTTACATTAATAAAGAAATTATTAATCTAAAGCTGGGCATAGTTTCGTGCTTCTGCATTTGATGTGTTTACAGCACCTCATTTAAAACTATAGGCAGTAGGAGAGGGGCTGCTTGCTGCAGGGATGTTTAAAGGACATGCCAGGTTTAGGTTCAAAATGGAGGGGATTGCTCTTGCACTGGTAAGAGACAACACAGACCATTTTGCCTCTAAGCCAGATAAAATCCGGCCGAGGTGAGTAGTGACCATAAGTCCTACCATCTTTTGGCTGTTTGGCCTATTTGAAATAAACTAATGGGATCTGTCCAGTTCCTAGTGCACAAAGGTTCACATTAAGACCGACTGGAGCCCTGGCTGACAGttgcagcagagaggccaaaaacTTGGTGAGTCATGGAAACCGGACTTCCCTCTGGCTCCCTGCGGATCAGGGCTGGTGGGATGGAAGCATGTGCTATTCCATGGTCAAATggaagacttcagtctccagggctgtcagttgAGCACATTTCACCAGCACATAACTCACTTTAAAACTGTTTAGAAAAGAAATTGAAGCTTAGGCCACAAATTTGACCCTAGTAACTCTGCTAATCAGGTGGGAAAGGTTCTTCAAATTGCAAacaggaaaggggaggggtgttCCTAAATCTGTACCTCTTGAGTTTTGGGTCGACAAGCATGAAATTGAAAGCTTCCCTCAAAGGCTTTGAAATATATACATGGTCCTAAAATAAGAGCTTTCCAAACTAAAGGCCGCACCGCAGATAAAATCCAGACTTCTTATCTGGTTGGCCCActtgttacctggggttctttgaacccaaagctcttggtaacttttactctgtgcaaggtggtgtcaggaaataaatcaggggagacacggccgtccgagcgatagatggctggcacaaacaggacaacacgagtgctttcacttaaagctaaactttacttagtctcaagcacttacacacgtccgcaacaggttagtaaaacacccccaaccctcaataattaccgaagctgagtgtggctttcgagTGGCATCATGACAGGCTTCCGCTGGCCAAacttccgtctgccggtggggaccccAAGGTGCCTCCAGAGGGAGCGTTCCTGAAGAGCCCCTTCTGAGAAGTCCAGCTACCTCAAACCTGTTCCCTTTATTTATACATTAATAATACAATGACatatcccttaaagaaaacttgctaagcaagcagtttttaaaggtcaagcaagaggtttccttctgatCATCAATTTAACCagatatgttgttgttttttccagaGTGTCTATGCCTTGGGGCCCTGACAAACATTCCCAGGGGCACATATAAACAGACgtcctgtttttctaaaataaatatatcCGCAATTTCAACCTTCTTAGGAAGGACGCAGGGTCAAGCTGCCctgtctgtggcacccaaaactccctTCCCTCTGCCTTGGTTATGCTAAGGCTGCTGCATGACCAATTTACGGCCTGCTGACTGGCTACTTTCAGCAATAAGTTAAAAGCAATAgcggtttcaggcactttactggtttgccaaaatctctcCATACACACTGTcttaaaaactacattaaaatgtaAACCTATACAAAGCATGTTTATTGCAATAAGGGAGGGGATTTTGCAAGAATCCTGCTGAGATTGGTTAACGTCATAAGTTCAGTACCTGAACTCTTATTGACAGCCTAGGCAGAGTCCAGAGTGTCCTAAATTGCCATTCTGATACCTGACATGGCCCTTCCAAAATGGGGATTCACACTCATAAATGTGAATGTCATCCGTTCTCTGTGCCCAGCTAATACTCGGTCTTTCCGCTGAGACTGCCATTGTAGGGGCCAGTTGTAGAGATGGTTCTTTATGATGTGGTTTAAAACAGTGGATCCCAAACTTCATTGGCTCATGTGCCACTTTCTTAAAAAACTGTTGTGAAGTGAATGGATGGAACATCAAGTTTGGGTACCACAGTCTGGTCTGGAAACTGGTTGGAGACCTGCCCAATTCATTTCTTAGAGTGGTCACCTAAAAAGCCAACagatcttagtttaaaaaaaaaaaatagcaatcaGCATGGTCTAGATTCTAACCAGTAACCTGGAGGTGAAAGTTACCCTGTTCTGTCTTGAAGGCATTTCAGTATCCGGCGTAGTCACAAGAACACAGCCTGCGGAAAGAGCCAGTCCTGCTGGTCTAGAACCAGACTGCTAAATCTAAGTGTTAGGCCTGAGACAGAAGCTGCTTTGCCCGAATAGTGACTGTTTTCATATTAGAAACTTGCGGCCTTGTTCCTAGGCCGTGTCCTTTCAAGCGAAGGGGAAGTCCAGTGACATGAGAGGGACGTGGTGGCAGGACAACCTGCAGCAAAACACCACTTACTGTTAACTTGAGGGTTTTAACATGAGGAGCCGCACTGATGAAAATGGGAGAAGGTGGGGGTGCTTCATATGCTGTTGCTGGGTGGCTCTGTAGACTCCGAGCTGAACATCAGTGCTGGGAAGTGCTTCAC from the Emys orbicularis isolate rEmyOrb1 chromosome 23, rEmyOrb1.hap1, whole genome shotgun sequence genome contains:
- the TAF12 gene encoding transcription initiation factor TFIID subunit 12 isoform X1, with protein sequence MASPFTGPTAVADVIKDLDTQIALIGLGPHNPKKKQDLDKLYDLKTKAQQIMNQFGPSTLINLSSFSSIKPEPANTPPQSSMANSTTVAKMPGTPSGGGRLSPESNQVLTKKKLQDLVREVDPNEQLDEDVEEMLLQIADDFIESVVTAACQLARHRKSNTLEVKDVQLHLERQWNMWIPGFGSEEIRPYKKACTTEAHKQRMALIRKTTKK
- the TAF12 gene encoding transcription initiation factor TFIID subunit 12 isoform X2, with the translated sequence MNQFGPSTLINLSSFSSIKPEPANTPPQSSMANSTTVAKMPGTPSGGGRLSPESNQVLTKKKLQDLVREVDPNEQLDEDVEEMLLQIADDFIESVVTAACQLARHRKSNTLEVKDVQLHLERQWNMWIPGFGSEEIRPYKKACTTEAHKQRMALIRKTTKK